The window CCGACGCCGAACGCGACCGCCTGCGCGCGCGTCTGGCCGAGGCCGTCGGGCGCCTCGCGCCCGGTCGCGACACCATGGAGTTCGTCCGCGAGCTCACCCGCCAGCACCCCGACACCGACGGAGTCCTGGACGCCGCCCGCCGCTGGACGGAGCTGGCCGTGGCGTTCACCGCCGAACGCGGCCTGGCGCCCCACAACGACGGCGAGTGCCGCGTGGACGTCTCCCCGCCCTCCCAGCGCTGGGCCACCGCGATGATGGCGTGGTCGGGCCCGTGGGAGGCCGACACGCCCTCCTTCTACTTCATCACCCCGCCCGACGCCTCCTGGACCGCGGAGGAGGCCGACGAGTGGCTGGAGATGTTCAGCCACACCACCCTGCCCGCCGTGAGCGTGCACGAGGTGGCTCCCGGCCACTTCTCCCACGGCCGTGCGCTGCGCCGGGCGCCCGGGCCGGTGCGCCGCGCCCTGCACTCGATGACCTTCGCCGAGGGCTGGGCGCACTACGTTGAGGAGGTGTGCGTGGACGAGGGCTTCGGCGCCTACGCCGCCGAACGACTGGGCGACCCCGCCTGGACCGCCGACCACTACGAGACCGGGGTGTGGGTGGAGGCGCTCATCCGCGTCACCCGCCTGTCCGTGGCGATCGGCATGCACAGCGGCACCATGACCGTGGAGGAGGCGGCCGCCCGCTTCGCCGAGGACACGCCGCTCCAGGGGCCCGCGGCCCTGGCCGAGGCGCGCCGCGCCACCTTCGACCCCACCTACGGCCGCTACACCTGGGGAAAACTGGAGATCCTGCGGCTGAGGGAGCGGGCGCGCGAGCGCTGGGGCGACGGATTCACCCTTGAGCGCTTCCACCGGGCCCTGCTGGACCTGGGCTCCCCGCCGATCGGTCTGATCGGCACCGCGGTCGAACGCGGCTGAGCCGGAGGGCCGGGGCCGTCCACAGCCGCCAACAGGGGCTGGCGGGGCGGGCGGCGGCGCGGGACACTCGGATACGGGGGGACCAGCCCCTCCCACGGCGGCGCACGGCGCCCCCGGCATCGAGCCTACGCCGCCCGCCCCGCCCCGGGCCAGAGCGACCTTCGGCCTGTGGAAGACCCGCGCGGGCCCGGCCCGCGCGGGACTCAACTCGTGCGGGCCCGGCCCGCGCGGAGACAGCGGCCGTCCCGACCGCCCCGCCGCCTACTCCGGGGCGACCCGGCCCGGCAGGCCCAACCCGGCCAGCGCGGGGCGGACCCGGCCCCGGGCCTCGCCCAGGGCCCGGGCCGCCGTGTCCGCGTCCACGTCGGCCAACAGCGACACCAGCGCGACGCGGGTGTCGCCCCCGGCCGCGTTCAGCGCCCGCGCGCACACCCGCTCGTCCAACCCGGTGGCCTGCGTCAGGATGGTCACCACGCGGCCGCGCAGCTTGCCGTTGGTGGCGTCCACACCCACCATCAGGTTCGAGTACGTCCGCCCCATCCGCACCATCACCGCGGTGGAGAACGCGTTCAACGCCAGCTTCTGCGCCGTGCCCGCCTTCATCCGGGTGGACCCGGCGATCACCTCCGCGCCGGTGGCCATGCCCACGTGCACGTCCGCCTCCCGCGCCAGCGGCGCCTGCGGGTTCGCGCTGATCAGCACCGTCGCGGCCGAGCGCTCCCGGGCCGCCTCCAGCGCCCCGCCCACGTACGGGGTGCGCCCGCTGGCGGCCAGGCCCACGGCCAGCGACCCCGGGACGATCCCGGCGGCGTCGGCCCGGCCCGACTCCCAGTCGTCCTCGATCCCCTCCACGGCCCGCGCCAGGGCCTCC is drawn from Nocardiopsis dassonvillei subsp. dassonvillei DSM 43111 and contains these coding sequences:
- a CDS encoding DUF885 family protein, whose product is MSFQPQHEDLPARLRRLADLRPRNMRDGSGMHEYDGKAADLSPEGVREALAGLGGDPLDDPHDEAHLAAFENALRYELGELQLHRANPLYHVNELDLSGYDRAYAPQAERDAARVAHLAEWPRVVDNAIAALDRLPAPLAESLLGAVRGVADGLPEDVPADVRDAALAAHARLLAHVEKAVREGPRSAGLGAGPLARLMGSGEAVEVDLADLAVRADAERDRLRARLAEAVGRLAPGRDTMEFVRELTRQHPDTDGVLDAARRWTELAVAFTAERGLAPHNDGECRVDVSPPSQRWATAMMAWSGPWEADTPSFYFITPPDASWTAEEADEWLEMFSHTTLPAVSVHEVAPGHFSHGRALRRAPGPVRRALHSMTFAEGWAHYVEEVCVDEGFGAYAAERLGDPAWTADHYETGVWVEALIRVTRLSVAIGMHSGTMTVEEAAARFAEDTPLQGPAALAEARRATFDPTYGRYTWGKLEILRLRERARERWGDGFTLERFHRALLDLGSPPIGLIGTAVERG
- a CDS encoding N-acetylmuramic acid 6-phosphate etherase, whose protein sequence is MRTEQESAVHDDGRGTRPEGGDAPREAGAPLPSGENGGGAAVIVRAPTEARNSGTHDIDLLPALDVLRQINAEDVTVPGAVGAVLPELARAVELGVAALESGAAIHYFGAGTSGRIAAQDAAELPPTYGVPASWVVAHHAGGGEALARAVEGIEDDWESGRADAAGIVPGSLAVGLAASGRTPYVGGALEAARERSAATVLISANPQAPLAREADVHVGMATGAEVIAGSTRMKAGTAQKLALNAFSTAVMVRMGRTYSNLMVGVDATNGKLRGRVVTILTQATGLDERVCARALNAAGGDTRVALVSLLADVDADTAARALGEARGRVRPALAGLGLPGRVAPE